One region of Thiomonas intermedia genomic DNA includes:
- a CDS encoding CoA transferase — protein MSGTARLHPRHPRSFKPLSGVRIVTLALNLPGPAAAARLRTLGAEVSKIEPPGGDPMAQMSPALYRALHKGVPVCTLDLKTAEGEAALQETLQHSDLLLTAFRPAALKRLGLDRRSLAARHPQLSAVFIVGYPGAQAHLPGHDLTFQAEAGLIDSARLPSTLLADMMGALLATEAAMGALLQAKLQGQGARLEIALSDAAGFAAVPRGLGMTAPGQMLGGALPEYGVYTCADGLAAIAALEAHFQRALAQVAQGTTHRSIARWCKSHTVAQLTALAQQHDLPLWAWPT, from the coding sequence ATGTCCGGCACCGCCCGTCTCCACCCCCGTCATCCCCGCTCATTCAAGCCGCTGAGCGGCGTTCGAATCGTCACGCTGGCGCTGAACCTGCCCGGCCCGGCCGCCGCGGCGCGCCTGAGGACGCTGGGGGCTGAAGTATCGAAGATCGAGCCGCCCGGCGGCGATCCGATGGCGCAGATGTCGCCAGCGCTCTACCGCGCGCTGCACAAAGGCGTGCCCGTGTGCACCCTCGATCTGAAGACAGCCGAGGGCGAGGCCGCGCTGCAGGAGACGCTGCAGCACAGCGATCTGCTGCTCACCGCGTTCCGCCCGGCGGCGCTCAAGCGCCTGGGTCTGGACCGGCGCAGCCTGGCCGCCCGCCATCCCCAGCTCAGCGCCGTCTTCATCGTCGGCTACCCCGGCGCCCAGGCCCACCTGCCGGGCCACGACCTCACCTTTCAGGCCGAAGCGGGGCTGATCGACTCGGCCCGCCTGCCCAGCACCCTGCTGGCCGACATGATGGGCGCCCTGCTGGCGACCGAGGCGGCCATGGGGGCGCTGCTGCAGGCGAAGCTGCAGGGGCAGGGCGCGCGGCTCGAAATCGCCCTGTCCGACGCCGCCGGGTTTGCCGCCGTCCCGCGTGGGCTGGGCATGACGGCGCCGGGCCAAATGCTGGGTGGTGCGCTGCCGGAGTACGGCGTCTACACCTGCGCCGACGGCCTGGCAGCCATCGCGGCGCTCGAAGCGCATTTCCAGCGTGCGCTGGCCCAGGTGGCGCAAGGCACGACGCATCGGTCGATCGCCCGCTGGTGCAAATCGCACACCGTGGCGCAACTGACCGCACTGGCGCAGCAGCACGACCTGCCGCTATGGGCATGGCCGACCTGA